In the Malaclemys terrapin pileata isolate rMalTer1 chromosome 12, rMalTer1.hap1, whole genome shotgun sequence genome, one interval contains:
- the LOC128847090 gene encoding von Willebrand factor A domain-containing protein 5A-like produces MGDPAMMVTLLPSLPEAIPGQSLAGEFIFLLDRSGSMGCPMDGRDHSPQSIDSAKETLVLLLKSLLLGCYFNIYSFGSRFESFCRQSVGYTQQTMAKSLQRVRQLQADLGGTEILAPLRSIYRSPCRDGHPRQLFVFTDGEVGNTQDVIAEVQRHWRAHRCFSFGIGERASTALVKGIARAAGGSAEFITGQDRMQPKALQSLKRALQPAVTGISLSWDLPPGMEAALLGRGPEVILPGQRCLIYAQLRRQPQPPDTAMGGVTLQYRIHDQTYKEMLQFPLQPQDADRLPIHRLAAKSLLLELEGAVDTRSEGDRCWVLETSLSLGVVCSLTAYVGVDTERGQPVQGPLVRRDILLRGFGAAPHMAMCCSASVPMDELLETACVSMGFAADCDFEDFSAVSERAPEESPLLRLVSLQNADGFWDLDPRLAAALGVSETDARGRMPSKDVAPGVWATVLAVVWLHGWAAGQRDEWELLEAKAVGWGPGSANAWKLPTPCWAAALALLSSSSEPPRSLYPPPRKLPWASNPAEAP; encoded by the exons ATGGGTGACCCGGCCATGATGGTGaccctgctgcccagcctgcccgaGGCTATACCAGGCCAGAGCTTGGCCGGGGAGTTCATCTTCCTACTGGACCGCTCCGGCAGCATGGGGTGCCCCATGGACGGCCGAGACCACTCCCCCCAGAGCATCGACAGTGCCAAG gAGACCCTGGTCCTGCTGTTGAAGAGTTTGCTCCTGGGCTGTTATTTCAACATCTACAGCTTTGGGTCTCGGTTCGAGTCCTTCTGCCG GCAGAGCGTGGGATACACCCAACAGACCATGGCCAAGTCCCTGCAGCGCGTCAGGCAGCTCCAGGCCGACCTGGGGGGCACCGAGATCTTGGCACCGCTACGATCCATTTACCGCAGCCCCTGCCGAGACGGGCACCCACGCCAG CTGTTTGTGTTCACGGACGGGGAGGTGGGGAACACCCAGGACGTCATCGCTGAGGTGCAGCGTCACTGGCGGGCCCACAG GTGCTTCTCCTTTGGAATCGGGGAAAGGGCCTCCACGGCTCTGGTCAAAGGCATCGcccgggcagcagggggcagcgccGAGTTCATCACAGGCCAGGACCGCATGCAGCCCaag GCGCTGCAGTCTCTGAAGCGGGCCCTGCAGCCGGCCGTGACTGGGATCTCGCTGAGCTGGGATCTGCCCCCTGGGATGGAGGCGGcgctgctgggccggggcccTGAGGTGATCTTGCCTGGGCAGCGGTGCCTCATCTACGCCCAGCTCCGCAGGCAGCCCCAG cccccagACACTGCCATGGGGGGCGTCACCCTGCAGTACCGCATCCATGACCAGACCTACAAGGAGATGCTGCAGTTCCCCCTGCAGCCACAGGATGCAGACAG GCTGCCCATTCACCGGCTGGCAGCCAAGtcactgctgctggagctggagggggCCGTGGACACCAGGTCGGAGGGGGACCGGTGCTGGGTGCTGGAGACCAGCCTGAGCTTGGGGGTCGTCTGCTCCCTCACGGCCTACGTGGGGGTGGACACGGAGCGGGGGCAGCCGGTGCAGGGGCCGCTGGTGAGACGGGACATCCTGCTGAGAG GCTTCGGGGCCGCACCGCACATGGCCATGTGCTGTTCCGCCTCTGTGCCCATGGACGAGCTCCTAGAGACCGCCTGTGTGTCCATGGGCTTCGCCGCGGACTGCGACTTTGAGGACTTCTCGGCTGTGTCAG AGCGGGCACCGGAGGAGTCTCCCCTGCTGAGGCTGGTGTCTTTGCAGAATGCCGACGGCTTTTGGGACCTGGACCCCCGCCTGGCCGCTGCGCTGGGGGTGAGCGAGACCGACGCCAGGGGGAGGATGCCCAGTAAG GACGTGGCCCCCGGCGTCTGGGCCACAGTGCTGGCCGTGGTCTGGCTGCACGGCTGGGCCGCGGGGCAGCGTGacgagtgggagctgctggaggccaagGCTGTGGGCTGG